A genomic stretch from Phycisphaerae bacterium includes:
- a CDS encoding DUF4382 domain-containing protein, which produces MDCRHRQTGIGVLVCLVIVAGMVGASVKGLLGPWGSAGAPAPPTGRLKVVMGRTPAPAEPLKRASLTVTRVEVLRQHTAPQLAENAGFLGLPQAAAAVAADQSWIVVQEGEQIIDLLEIQAGQANLLINADLPEGPYTSLRLTCREGRVTLDRPDHETPDDTLVPDGNRRKAAQVTLDCGFMIAPGRETALLLDIDVNEAFEPVKVVDGQEAMLKGFRFNPRTAMRLTHLLPAGTAGTTTAVPSTHQHRGDCSW; this is translated from the coding sequence ATGGATTGCCGTCATCGCCAAACGGGTATAGGGGTGCTCGTCTGCCTGGTGATCGTGGCAGGCATGGTGGGTGCTTCAGTCAAGGGGCTCTTGGGCCCGTGGGGCTCGGCCGGGGCGCCTGCGCCGCCCACAGGCAGGCTGAAGGTGGTCATGGGCAGGACACCCGCGCCAGCGGAGCCGCTCAAAAGGGCAAGCTTGACCGTCACGCGAGTGGAGGTGCTTCGACAACACACGGCTCCGCAGCTTGCTGAAAACGCGGGTTTTCTGGGCTTGCCGCAGGCCGCGGCAGCGGTCGCCGCCGATCAGTCGTGGATCGTGGTTCAGGAAGGCGAGCAAATCATCGACTTACTCGAGATTCAGGCAGGCCAAGCCAACCTGCTTATCAACGCCGATCTTCCTGAAGGTCCGTACACGAGTCTCCGTCTCACGTGCAGGGAAGGCCGAGTCACCCTCGACCGGCCTGACCACGAGACTCCGGATGACACCCTTGTTCCGGACGGGAACCGCAGGAAGGCGGCGCAAGTCACTCTGGATTGCGGGTTCATGATTGCTCCGGGCCGTGAGACCGCGTTGTTGCTCGACATCGACGTGAATGAGGCGTTTGAGCCGGTTAAGGTCGTTGATGGTCAAGAGGCGATGCTCAAGGGTTTCCGGTTCAACCCTCGAACGGCCATGCGTCTGACCCATCTTCTCCCGGCCGGA